The Dromaius novaehollandiae isolate bDroNov1 chromosome 5, bDroNov1.hap1, whole genome shotgun sequence genome window below encodes:
- the LOC135328660 gene encoding uncharacterized protein LOC135328660, which translates to MGLDCSACSKNTEVTSVLLQWRGTEGTGDQQSTSVNLSERSCKAAQKACGKTGKLHVGPPGCRLLPSRRDHPPHAPYQSLPVLHGESLGLPRGRPCVLGEAKPSRWPSSDIFQDKQLEKASESFFPSRHKVQASGALLSPRDLHAADSVLAGGDVHPAGKQQRRRFLLSEEGKRSRDRGHDGPARRTRTATRGRRDGEVINHDLS; encoded by the exons ATGGGCTTGGACTGCTCAGCCTGTAGTAAGAACACTGAAG TGACATCGGTTCTGCTCCAGTGGCGAGGCACCGAGGGTACTGGAGATCAGCAGAGCACCTCTGTGAATTTAAGTGAACGTAGTTGTAAGGCAGCACAAAAAGCCTGTGGAAAAACAGGGAAGCTGCACGTGGGCCCCCCGGGCTGTCGGCTGCTGCCCTCGCGGCGTGATCACCCTCCGCACGCGCCCTACCAAAGTCTGCCTGTCCTCCACGGGGAGAGCCTCGGCTTGCCCCGCGGCCGGCCGTGCGTCTTGGGGGAAGCGAAGCCATCACGTTGGCCTTCTTCAGACATCTTTCAGGACAAACAGCTGGAAAAGGCGTCTGAAAGTTTCTTTCCTTCCAGACACAAAGTACAGGCCAGTGGAGCATTACTGAGTCCCCGAGACCTCCACGCTGCGGACAGCGTCCTGGCGGGAGGGGACGTCCACCCAGCCGGCAAGCAGCAGAGGCGACGCTTTCTCCTGAGCGAGGAAGGAAAGCGGTCCCGAGACAGGGGACACGACGGGCCGGCGAGGCGGACGAGGACGGCTACCCGAGGGAGGCGAGACGGCGAG GTCATCAATCACGACTTAAGCTAA